From a region of the Pseudanabaena sp. ABRG5-3 genome:
- the kdpC gene encoding K(+)-transporting ATPase subunit C — MNEIIKAIRATLVLWILVAVIYPFGILAIAQLPFLSNQANGSLIRNAQGQIVGSALIGQPFTSDKYFNSRPSTTNYSTADPKNDSANILKTGVSGASNLAPSNPTLLDRIKGKSDPDPSKAIAGDIPRLQTAGIKPTADLIYTSGSSLDPHITPEAAKAQIQKVALARKVEPSKLETLIQQNTEHRFLSIFGEDGVNVLKLNLALDNLPN, encoded by the coding sequence ATGAACGAAATTATTAAAGCTATTCGTGCCACTCTTGTTCTCTGGATACTTGTCGCTGTGATTTATCCGTTTGGAATATTAGCGATCGCACAATTACCATTTCTCTCAAATCAAGCCAATGGCAGCCTCATCCGTAATGCTCAAGGTCAAATAGTTGGTTCTGCACTGATCGGACAACCATTTACCAGTGACAAATATTTCAACAGTCGCCCTAGCACTACCAACTACAGCACCGCCGACCCTAAAAATGACAGCGCTAATATTCTCAAAACAGGGGTTTCGGGCGCAAGTAATCTCGCACCTAGCAATCCCACACTTTTAGACCGCATTAAAGGTAAATCCGATCCCGATCCTAGTAAGGCGATCGCAGGAGATATCCCAAGACTGCAAACAGCAGGTATTAAACCCACCGCAGATTTGATTTATACTTCTGGTTCTAGTCTAGACCCGCACATCACGCCTGAAGCTGCGAAAGCTCAAATTCAAAAAGTAGCTCTAGCTCGCAAAGTTGAACCTAGTAAGCTGGAAACATTAATTCAACAAAATACTGAACACCGTTTCCTTAGCATTTTTGGTGAAGATGGCGTGAATGTATTGAAGTTAAACTTAGCTTTAGACAATTTACCTAATTAA
- a CDS encoding universal stress protein, producing the protein MIKAHRRGKHKIFIGMSPGVGKTYRMLEEGHRLRAEGIDVVIGLLETHNRVETAEKARGLELVPRQQITCNSVTLTEMDTEAILKRQPQLVLVDELAHTNVPNSEREKRYQDVAILLEAGIDVYSTVNIQHIESLNDTVAKITGIIVRERIPDRILEDADEVVVVDVTPETLQERLRDGKIYAPEKIDQSLNNFFQRRHLIALRELALREIADNIEDDLEAHDQSVPSTNPVCNIHERVLVCVSTYPNSLQLLRRGARIANYMHAQLYVLFVDDPDRFLTKAESLHIETCERLCKEFEGTFIRVRDGNALKAIVDTAKSYRVTQIVMGESQKSRWQILFKGSLTQRILRLLKNVDIHIISTSKTSDL; encoded by the coding sequence ATGATTAAAGCTCATCGACGTGGCAAACATAAAATATTTATCGGCATGAGTCCAGGAGTCGGTAAAACCTATCGGATGCTAGAGGAAGGGCATCGGCTACGTGCTGAGGGGATTGATGTGGTCATTGGACTATTGGAAACCCATAACCGTGTTGAAACCGCAGAAAAGGCAAGAGGTTTAGAACTAGTTCCCCGACAACAGATTACTTGTAATTCTGTGACTCTTACGGAAATGGATACTGAGGCAATTCTTAAACGGCAGCCACAGCTAGTATTGGTAGATGAATTAGCCCATACGAATGTGCCAAATTCCGAACGAGAAAAGCGTTATCAAGATGTGGCAATACTTTTAGAAGCAGGGATTGATGTTTATTCCACTGTAAATATTCAACATATCGAGAGCTTAAATGACACTGTAGCAAAGATTACAGGCATAATTGTGCGGGAGCGTATTCCCGATCGCATTTTAGAAGATGCCGATGAAGTCGTCGTTGTTGACGTTACCCCTGAGACTCTCCAAGAACGTCTACGCGATGGCAAAATCTATGCTCCTGAAAAAATCGATCAATCTCTGAATAATTTCTTTCAGCGTCGTCATTTGATAGCTTTACGAGAGTTAGCACTGCGGGAGATTGCTGATAATATCGAAGACGATCTGGAAGCTCATGATCAGTCAGTGCCTTCCACAAATCCTGTTTGTAATATTCACGAGCGAGTTTTAGTCTGCGTTTCCACCTATCCTAATTCGCTGCAATTACTGAGAAGAGGGGCAAGGATTGCGAACTATATGCACGCTCAGCTATATGTTTTATTTGTTGATGATCCCGATCGCTTTTTGACTAAGGCGGAAAGCTTGCATATTGAAACCTGTGAGCGTCTATGTAAGGAGTTTGAAGGGACTTTTATCCGTGTGCGTGATGGTAACGCCTTAAAAGCGATCGTCGATACGGCAAAAAGCTATCGAGTCACGCAAATCGTCATGGGTGAAAGCCAGAAATCACGTTGGCAAATTTTATTTAAGGGTTCTCTCACCCAAAGGATTTTAAGGCTTCTCAAAAATGTCGATATTCACATTATTTCTACAAGTAAGACCTCAGATCTGTAG
- a CDS encoding cation-translocating P-type ATPase: MASLHQPIWVLSFEEVYESLKTSANGLSQDEARKRLEQFGANELPEPVQRPLWLRFLDQLTHFMALLLWVAGILAFISRTPELGWAIWAVIWINGIFSFWQEFQAEKALSALKKVLPMQVKVYRDGELKQIPARELVRGDVMQLEEGDRISADARLISAESLYLDVSVMTGESLPVARNAYPVRLREAVSVRGGKTMLRQGEQPLQERVNPSEIANLVLAGSTVAAGRAVAVVYSTGAETEFGQVAHLTTVVKRDPSTLEVQVARIVRIITAIAVSMGVLIFLLAYFLVGIEVKESFIFAIGIIVALVPEGLLPTVTLSLAIGVRRMARKNALVRRLSAVESLSATTVICTDKTGTLTKNEMTVRYLWLPTQPDREANHADSSANQNQLIEVTGAGYDPTSGQVHLPADSEIAWKAKILLIGSALCSNARLVHLNAPSRWQEIGDPTEAALLVAAAKAELNLEELQKQFPRLREIPFDSRRLMMTVILNWQSSALWKDELPNLAFTKGAPLEVLKHCHWILRDGEQQELTHDYWQEVVTANDDLAKQGFRVLGLAARRGGQELIDLKAQDLEQNLIFIGLIAMFDPPRDEVPKAIAQCHQAGIKVTMVTGDYGLTAEAIAHQIGLVGDRVRVVTGEGMGHLSDAQLRQVVKYRHGLVFARMSPEHKLRLVQAYKSIGEVVAVTGDGVNDAPALRAANIGVAMGQNGTDVAREAADIVLTDDNFATIVVAIEQGRSVYQNIRKFMTYILASNVAELVPFLAMVIFKIPPALIIMQILIVDLGTDILPALALGTERAELGTMQLPPRAKSKPLLDRSLLLRAYCFLGLIEAALGMFGFFWVWHSYGYDFNSLQAIAPAILSHTTNPEITFIYAQATTMTLAIIVACQDGNVFACRSEQTSIFRIGFFSNPFIWLGIATEWILIISIIEFSPLRQIFATAPLTTWQWLLLLICPPILLGAEELRKSFLRNRKRQSR, encoded by the coding sequence GTGGCATCACTTCACCAGCCAATCTGGGTATTGTCCTTTGAAGAAGTCTATGAATCTCTCAAAACTAGTGCCAATGGATTATCACAGGACGAAGCTAGAAAAAGATTAGAGCAATTTGGTGCAAATGAATTACCTGAACCTGTACAGCGTCCATTGTGGCTCAGATTTCTAGATCAATTGACCCACTTTATGGCTCTGTTGCTGTGGGTTGCGGGGATTTTAGCTTTTATTTCACGGACTCCCGAACTAGGTTGGGCAATTTGGGCAGTCATTTGGATTAATGGAATTTTTAGTTTTTGGCAAGAGTTCCAGGCCGAGAAAGCCTTGTCTGCCCTAAAGAAAGTATTGCCGATGCAGGTCAAGGTTTATCGCGATGGCGAACTCAAGCAGATTCCTGCGCGAGAACTGGTGCGGGGCGATGTCATGCAATTAGAAGAAGGCGATCGCATTTCCGCAGATGCCCGTTTAATTTCCGCCGAAAGTCTATATCTCGATGTGTCGGTGATGACAGGGGAATCTCTGCCTGTGGCTCGGAATGCTTACCCTGTGAGATTACGGGAAGCCGTTTCAGTGCGTGGTGGTAAGACGATGCTACGCCAAGGGGAACAGCCCCTACAGGAAAGGGTCAATCCCTCGGAAATTGCCAACCTTGTTTTAGCAGGTTCCACTGTGGCGGCTGGTCGAGCCGTAGCCGTAGTTTATTCGACGGGCGCAGAAACTGAGTTTGGACAGGTGGCGCATTTGACCACAGTGGTGAAGCGCGATCCCAGTACCTTAGAAGTGCAAGTGGCGCGGATCGTGCGAATCATTACCGCGATCGCAGTCAGTATGGGCGTACTGATCTTTTTGTTGGCATACTTTCTCGTTGGCATAGAAGTAAAAGAAAGCTTTATTTTTGCGATCGGCATTATTGTGGCTCTAGTGCCAGAGGGACTATTACCAACTGTCACCTTGTCTTTAGCGATCGGGGTACGCCGCATGGCAAGAAAGAATGCTCTGGTGCGAAGACTTTCGGCAGTGGAGTCTCTGAGTGCGACTACGGTCATTTGCACCGATAAAACAGGCACATTAACCAAAAATGAAATGACGGTGCGTTACCTCTGGCTACCAACGCAACCCGATCGCGAGGCTAATCATGCTGATAGTTCTGCAAATCAAAACCAATTAATTGAAGTCACAGGCGCAGGTTACGATCCCACCAGTGGTCAAGTCCATCTCCCCGCAGATTCCGAAATTGCATGGAAAGCCAAAATTCTACTCATTGGTTCTGCACTTTGTTCTAATGCCCGTTTAGTCCATCTCAATGCCCCCAGTCGCTGGCAAGAAATTGGTGATCCCACGGAAGCGGCTCTCTTGGTAGCAGCAGCAAAAGCAGAATTAAATTTAGAAGAATTACAAAAGCAGTTTCCGCGATTACGGGAAATTCCCTTTGACTCACGCCGCCTCATGATGACCGTCATTTTAAATTGGCAATCATCAGCATTATGGAAGGATGAACTTCCCAATCTTGCTTTTACTAAAGGCGCACCCTTAGAAGTTCTTAAACATTGTCATTGGATTTTGCGTGATGGTGAGCAGCAGGAATTGACCCATGACTATTGGCAGGAAGTGGTCACGGCAAATGATGATTTGGCGAAGCAAGGTTTTCGGGTATTAGGGCTGGCGGCGCGACGGGGTGGACAGGAACTAATCGATCTTAAGGCTCAAGATTTAGAGCAAAATCTGATCTTCATTGGTCTAATTGCCATGTTCGATCCACCTCGCGATGAAGTCCCCAAGGCGATCGCCCAATGTCATCAAGCAGGTATCAAAGTCACGATGGTAACGGGAGATTACGGACTCACTGCCGAGGCGATCGCCCATCAAATTGGACTAGTTGGCGATCGCGTGCGGGTCGTCACAGGCGAGGGCATGGGTCATCTTTCCGACGCGCAACTACGCCAAGTTGTGAAATATCGGCATGGACTGGTATTCGCGCGAATGTCCCCTGAGCATAAATTGCGCTTAGTACAAGCCTATAAGAGTATTGGCGAAGTTGTTGCAGTCACAGGTGATGGGGTAAATGATGCACCTGCATTACGTGCGGCGAATATTGGCGTGGCAATGGGACAGAATGGTACGGATGTAGCGCGAGAGGCTGCGGATATTGTGCTGACCGATGATAACTTTGCGACGATTGTGGTAGCGATCGAGCAGGGGCGATCGGTATATCAAAATATTCGCAAGTTTATGACCTACATTTTGGCATCCAATGTCGCGGAACTAGTGCCATTTCTGGCGATGGTGATCTTCAAAATCCCCCCTGCATTGATCATTATGCAAATTCTGATCGTTGATTTAGGAACGGATATTTTACCTGCTCTCGCCTTAGGAACCGAACGCGCCGAATTAGGAACGATGCAGTTGCCACCCCGCGCCAAGTCGAAACCATTGCTCGATCGCTCTTTGTTATTACGGGCTTACTGTTTCTTAGGTCTCATTGAGGCAGCATTAGGGATGTTCGGCTTCTTCTGGGTGTGGCACAGCTATGGATATGACTTCAACTCCCTGCAAGCGATCGCACCTGCGATTCTTTCCCATACTACTAACCCAGAAATCACTTTCATTTATGCTCAAGCAACCACGATGACTTTAGCGATCATCGTGGCATGTCAAGATGGTAATGTTTTTGCCTGTCGTTCCGAGCAAACTTCGATCTTCCGAATCGGTTTCTTCTCCAATCCTTTCATCTGGTTAGGAATCGCGACAGAATGGATCTTGATTATCTCAATTATTGAATTTTCACCCCTACGCCAAATCTTTGCGACTGCGCCCCTAACTACTTGGCAATGGTTACTCTTGCTAATCTGTCCTCCAATTTTGCTAGGCGCAGAGGAACTTCGCAAATCATTCCTTCGCAATCGTAAAAGACAGAGCCGATAA
- a CDS encoding potassium-transporting ATPase subunit F translates to MKKSPLPFTSNFPISDFTEIWQLATQKKYPKYLFFALCLNLIVAPAVYAANAESFTKFQAYALGLLGIATFAFSIYLFVVMFQPEKF, encoded by the coding sequence ATGAAAAAATCGCCATTACCTTTTACTAGTAATTTCCCGATCTCAGATTTCACTGAAATTTGGCAACTCGCAACTCAAAAGAAATATCCCAAATATCTCTTCTTTGCTCTCTGTCTAAACCTCATCGTTGCGCCTGCGGTCTATGCCGCCAATGCCGAAAGCTTCACCAAATTCCAAGCCTACGCTCTAGGACTTTTAGGCATTGCTACCTTTGCATTCTCCATCTATCTATTTGTTGTGATGTTTCAACCTGAGAAGTTTTAA